From Gemmatimonadota bacterium:
CCTCGCGGAAGGGGTACGCATCGGCGAACGCGGGGTCATCGTCTCGTTCGAGCAACGCCCGAGCCCGGCGCGCAACCCGATCATCGCAGAACTGGTGCGACGTGAAATGGTTGGCGTGGTGGACACCCGAGCACCGGATCTGTCGATCGACGAGATCGTGTCGCTCATCGCCGCCGAGATCACGCGCCTCGACGCGCGCCGTCTCGTCATCGACTCGCTGTCGGGCTTTGAACTCGCGCTGGCCCCGACCTTTCGCGAGGAGTTTCGTGCCTCGCTTGCCCGCATGGTCATGTCGCTCGCCAGGACCGGCGTGACCATGCTGATGACGTCGGAGCTGGAGGATCGCTATACCGACCTGCGGTTCAGTCCGTACGGCACCGCGTTCCTCACCGATGCGATCGTCGTCATGCGGTACATCGAGGTGGACAGCCGCCTGCGGCGCATGCTGGCGGTGGTGAAGGTTCGCGCGAGCGACCACTCCAACGAACTGCGTGAGTTCACCATCGACGACGCCGGGATTCAGGTTGGCGCGATGCTCTCCAACCATGAAGGGTTGCTCGGCGGGCGGCCGACGTATCACGCGGGGTCCGCGGGCAGTCCCACGACAGCGCGCGCCACACATGCCTGATCCAGCCCGCTCCCCGCAGAGGCGCGCGCCTTGCCCATGACGCGATCCGGCGACCGGAACGAGGATTCGCCCTCGCGTGCGGCGGACGAACTCGCGCACCTGCACCTGCAGGTGGAAGGGGCGCGCGATGAACTCGCCCGGTTGCGGTGGAGATCGCGCTCGCGAACGAGCGCGCGGGCGTTCGCGCGGCGGACCTCGTGGAGGCCAACGAGCAGCTGGTGCTGGCGACGATGCAGGCGCACGCCGACGTGGACGAGTCGACCCGCGCGCACCACCTGGCGGCGCAGGCCGCCACGCTCGACGCGCTGACCTCACTGCCCAACCGGCGCCTGATGCTCGACCGACTCGGCCAGTCGATCGCCACCGCCAAGCGGCACCAATCGCGCCTGGCCGTCCTCTTCGTCGACCTCGACGACTTCAAGCAGGTGAACGACGCCCTGGGGCACGCCGGGGGCGATCGCGTATTGCAACTGACGGCTGAGGCGCTGGCCGCGTCGGTGCGCGGTGCGGATACCGTCAGCCGCCACGGCGGGGACGAGTTCCTCATCCTGCTGTCGGAGGTCAACTCCGCGGCCGACGCCGAGGCGGTGGCCGAGAAGGTCATCGCCGCCGTGTCGGTCGCACAACGCGTGGGTGACGTGGCGGTGCAGGTGACGGCCAGCGTGGGGATCAGCCTCTATCCTGACGATGGCATCGACGCGACCGCACTCATCGGTCACGCCGATACCGCGATGTACCAGGCCAAGCGTCGCGCCCCCGGGAGCCATGCGCTCTTCAGCGCCCTCCCGCCCGACGACCGCCAACCCCCGTCGGCGGACGCGACCTCCACCCCGCGTCCAGTCGACCCGACGGACACGCTCCGCACCACGTCGGGAGCGACGTTACGCCGACCTGCAGGAAGCCAACGAGCAACTCGTGCTGGCGGCCATCTCTGCCCAGGAAAAGCAGGCGGACGCCGAGGGCGCGCTCAAGCGCCAGACCGAGTTCCTGGCGCGTGTGGCCCACGAGCTTTGTAGTCCGCTGAGCCCGATCCGGCACGCGACCGCGCTCCTTGGCATGTCACCGTCGGACACGAAGCTCCTCTATCGCGCGACGGCGATCATCGACCGGCAGGTCACCTACATCACGCGTCTCGTGAGCGACCTGCTCGACATGGCACACCTCGGCAGCGGTGCGCTCGGACTGGAGTCGCGCGACGTGGACCTGAGCGAGATCATCGACGCCAGCTCCGACAACTGGCGCCCGGCCATCGACGCACGCCAACAGTTCCCGTCGTGCGCCGTCCGGGGTTCCCGCTGCACATGCGCGGCGACCCGGTCCGCCTGGCGCAGATTTTCGACAACCTGCTCGACAATGCGTCGCGGTATACTCCCGAGGGTGGGACCATCCACCTCTCCGTGCAGGTACGGGGCGATACGGTGACGCTCTCGCTCTCCGACAGCGGGATCGGCATCTCCGCGGAAACGCTCCCCACGGTATTCGACCTGTTCTCGCAGACGAGCGGGTCGGACTCGAATGGCAACGCCGGGTTAGGGATCGGACTGACCGTGGTTCGCGACCTGGTCACGGCGCACGACGGAACGGTGCGTGTGTCGAGTGCGGGGCGTGGTCGCGGCACCGAGGTCGTGGTCACCTTCCCGCTCACGCGCGAAGTCGTCGACGAGGGGCCACCGGCAAGCGACGGCGCCGGCCCCTGGCGACGGTGACGCGCCACGGGAGGTCGCCTCGCGCCGGTCACCCCCCGACGCAGGCGACGCGTTTCATCGGGAAGTTCATGCCGCGCACCTGCCCTCCTGGTCGCCCCTCGATGCGTGCCACGAGCGAGTCGGCGCCGACCTTGCGATAGACGATCCGTTGCGGGAAGTCGTGCGACGGGTTGGCGAAGGTGACCGAGCTGTCGGTGAGGGCCGTGGCGGGGAACGGGCGGCGGGCGCCCGCCGGGTTGTGCGAAGTAGGTCGCCGTCCCGTCCGTGCTTTCTACGCGCAGCGCCTCCCACTCGCGCGCCACGTCACGCACCACCGTCCGGCTCATCCCCAGCAGCAAGCCGCCAAGCGGCGCCATCCACTGTTCGTGGGTGATGCGGGTGGGGGTGCGCAGCTCCCAGCAGCCGGCCATGAAGCCCAGTCGCGATACATCGTTAGGTGCCTGGGCCGCGAGTGGCGCCGCGGCTGCCATCGCCGCGAGCAGCAACGTGCCGCCCAGGGCGGCCCCGCGTGCGCGCCGCGCGCGCGACGGCTGCGGCATGCGGCACTTTGTGTCGCATCGTCATCGTTCCCCCGTGTGGTGGCGTTCATGGCGCGCGTACTTCGAGCGCCCTGCCACGATACGCGCGAGGATCGACCGCTGCCACTGTCCGTCACGCGCCCGTCACGGGCCAGCACGGTGACTTCGACGTCAACCGGCGACAGCGACGAGGGCGACGTGCACCGGTGTCCACCCCGGGCGTCGTAACTGCCGCCGGTGTCGAGCAGCCGCAGCCCCAGGAGGCGACGGGTCCCGGCGGCAAAGACGCGCACCTCGCTCCCTGCGCGTCGCCCGCCCCTGCGCGTCGCGGACCGTCACCTGCAACGCACGCGCGGCGAGCGCCGGTGACAGTTCGTTGCGAAGAGCGGGTGCGCCCCCTTCACATGGTTGTTGGTGAGGGCGAGGTCGAGGTCGCCGTCGCGATCGAAGTCGACCCACACCACTCCGTGCGAGCCGTTGTCGGCGGCGATCGACACCGGCATCTCGTTCACGAAGTGGTCGCCGGCGTTTCGGAAGAAGTGATCGCTGCGATAGAGGGCGTTGGCGTCGCCGTCCTGGCTGGCGACGAAGGCATCGAGGTCGCCGTCCTGCTCTGCAGTCCCACCAGACGACCCCACCGTCTTGCGCGGGTCGGCGATCCCGGAGGGCCGGGGCCACGTCGGTGAAGCGTCCCCGTCGTTGCGATAGAGCGCGTTGGGGCGATCGCGAAAGGCGACGCTGAGGTCGACGTCACCGTCGTTGTCGAAGTCGATGAACGACGGTTGGCGCGTTGTCCCGCGGTCGGCCACGCCGACGGCCGCCGCCACGTCCACGAAGCGCCCGCCGTTCCCGGGATTGCGGTACAACTCGTTAGGCACGGGGCCTGCGGGTGAAGCCGACGTAGAGGTCGAGCCGTCCATCCGCATCGTAGTCCCCCCACGCGGCAGCGCGCACCCTCCAGCGAGTCGTCGATGAGCGACGCGGCGACATCGACGAAGCCACCGCCGTCGTTGCGATACAGCCGCGCCCGCACGCCGCCGCGGAAGCCGACGTAGAGATCGAGATCGCCGTCGTCGTCGTAGTCGGCCCACGCGTTCGGCTGCCCGCCAGGAGTCGAGAAGAGCGCCGGTTGGACGGGGATGAATACGAGCGGGGGCCGAACGCCCGCCACGACCGCCCCCGGCGTCGGAATGGCCGCGGGATCGGCCGGGGCCGGAGCCGACCCTCGACAGGCGACGAGCGCGGTGAGCACGGCCAGCGCCGCGAGCCAAGCAGCAGAAGGAGAGCGGTTCATCGCCCAAACGTGCCGCCGAGGAAGCCCGGGAGCGAGGGCGCAGGCGGAAGCGCGAGACAACCATGGGATACGCCGCATGAGGCGACCACGGACGGAGGGTGAAACCTACGTGCGCGGCGCACGTAGTCCGCGCATGTCATCGACTCCTGAAGGCGCCGCCACGGGGGCCCCGCTCCGCCCCGTCGAGTTCGAGATCCTCCTCGCCCTGGCACAGGGCGAACGGCACGGCTACGCCATCATCCGCGAGGTCGAGGAGCGCTCGGAGGGGGCGATCCGGCTGGAGACCGGGACGCTGTACCGGGCGCTCCACCGGCTGGTGCAAGGTGGCATCGTGACGCCCATCGAGCGCCGCGCCACCGATGAGTCGGACGACGAGCGACGGCGCTACTACGCGCTGACGCCGCAGGGGCGACGGGTCGCGGCCGCCGAGGCGGCGCGTTTGGCGCGGCTGGTCGCGGCGGCACAGGCCGCGCAGCTCATCCCGT
This genomic window contains:
- a CDS encoding protein kinase, whose product is VRKLEVMKMRGQPSLPGLHSFRIGTAGLTVFAPANIAVGPDAARLHVETLPRAHTGILALDEMLGGGLPRGYSLLVAGPSGSGKSILASAFLAEGVRIGERGVIVSFEQRPSPARNPIIAELVRREMVGVVDTRAPDLSIDEIVSLIAAEITRLDARRLVIDSLSGFELALAPTFREEFRASLARMVMSLARTGVTMLMTSELEDRYTDLRFSPYGTAFLTDAIVVMRYIEVDSRLRRMLAVVKVRASDHSNELREFTIDDAGIQVGAMLSNHEGLLGGRPTYHAGSAGSPTTARATHA
- a CDS encoding GGDEF domain-containing protein, translated to MEIALANERAGVRAADLVEANEQLVLATMQAHADVDESTRAHHLAAQAATLDALTSLPNRRLMLDRLGQSIATAKRHQSRLAVLFVDLDDFKQVNDALGHAGGDRVLQLTAEALAASVRGADTVSRHGGDEFLILLSEVNSAADAEAVAEKVIAAVSVAQRVGDVAVQVTASVGISLYPDDGIDATALIGHADTAMYQAKRRAPGSHALFSALPPDDRQPPSADATSTPRPVDPTDTLRTTSGATLRRPAGSQRATRAGGHLCPGKAGGRRGRAQAPDRVPGACGPRAL
- a CDS encoding ATP-binding protein; the encoded protein is MRRPGFPLHMRGDPVRLAQIFDNLLDNASRYTPEGGTIHLSVQVRGDTVTLSLSDSGIGISAETLPTVFDLFSQTSGSDSNGNAGLGIGLTVVRDLVTAHDGTVRVSSAGRGRGTEVVVTFPLTREVVDEGPPASDGAGPWRR
- a CDS encoding VCBS repeat-containing protein, giving the protein MPNELYRNPGNGGRFVDVAAAVGVADRGTTRQPSFIDFDNDGDVDLSVAFRDRPNALYRNDGDASPTWPRPSGIADPRKTVGSSGGTAEQDGDLDAFVASQDGDANALYRSDHFFRNAGDHFVNEMPVSIAADNGSHGVVWVDFDRDGDLDLALTNNHVKGAHPLFATNCHRRSPRVRCR
- a CDS encoding helix-turn-helix transcriptional regulator; translated protein: MSSTPEGAATGAPLRPVEFEILLALAQGERHGYAIIREVEERSEGAIRLETGTLYRALHRLVQGGIVTPIERRATDESDDERRRYYALTPQGRRVAAAEAARLARLVAAAQAAQLIPWPVIP